In Flavobacterium gelatinilyticum, a genomic segment contains:
- the ybeY gene encoding rRNA maturation RNase YbeY yields the protein MINFNYETEFTLENEQAYNDWLSAVIVSEKKNEGEINYIFCDDEYLHKINVEYLDHDTLTDIISFDYTVGNEISGDIFVSVERVEDNAKDFNVSFEEELKRVLAHGILHYCGYKDKTDKDAELMRLKEDEKISMFHVKQ from the coding sequence ATGATAAACTTTAATTACGAAACCGAGTTTACTTTAGAAAACGAACAAGCTTATAACGATTGGTTAAGTGCTGTAATAGTTTCTGAAAAGAAGAATGAGGGAGAAATCAATTATATATTTTGTGATGATGAATACCTTCATAAGATAAATGTAGAGTATTTAGATCACGACACTCTTACCGATATTATCAGTTTTGATTATACAGTAGGTAATGAAATCAGCGGAGATATTTTTGTTTCTGTAGAAAGAGTAGAAGATAATGCAAAGGATTTTAATGTTTCTTTTGAAGAAGAATTAAAGCGAGTTCTTGCTCATGGTATTTTACATTACTGTGGATACAAAGATAAAACAGATAAAGATGCTGAATTAATGCGTTTAAAAGAAGATGAAAAAATTAGTATGTTTCACGTGAAACAATAA
- the mnmG gene encoding tRNA uridine-5-carboxymethylaminomethyl(34) synthesis enzyme MnmG, translated as MFLEEYDVIVVGAGHAGSEAAAAAANLGSKTLLVTMSLQNIAQMSCNPAMGGIAKGQIVREIDALGGYSGIVSDRTAIQFKMLNKSKGPAMWSPRVQSDRMRFAEEWRLMLEGTPNLDFYQEMVKGLIIENGKIIGIRTSLGVEIRSKSVVLTNGTFLNGLIHIGEKQFGGGRAGESAATGITEDLIAAGFEAGRMKTGTPPRVDGRSLDYSKMNEEKGDVKPDKFSYSDLTVPLTHQRSCHMTYTSLNVHDILREGFDRSPMFNGRIKSLGPRYCPSIEDKINRFADKERHQLFVEPEGWKTCEVYVNGFSTSLPEDIQFKALRSVAGFENVKFLRPGYAIEYDYFPPTQLKHTLETKLVEGLYFAGQINGTTGYEEAASQGLMAGINAHLKVHEKSPLILKRDEAYIGVLIDDLITKGTEEPYRMFTSRAEYRTLLRQDNADFRLTPMSFEIGLASEERMRRMEHKLNESEKMVAFFKETSVTVAETNPILVEKESAPISQGDKMFKVFSRPQIELEDMLKFEKVDAYIKENDLDEEIVEQAVIQVKYSGYIEKERNNADKLNRLEEVKIPENFDYHKIKSMSIEAKQKLSKIRPVTISQASRISGVSPSDISVLLIYMGR; from the coding sequence ATGTTTTTAGAAGAATACGATGTTATTGTTGTGGGTGCCGGTCATGCCGGTTCCGAGGCCGCGGCAGCGGCAGCAAATTTGGGTTCCAAAACTTTGTTGGTTACCATGAGTCTGCAAAACATTGCACAGATGTCATGCAATCCTGCAATGGGAGGAATCGCAAAAGGACAAATCGTTCGTGAGATTGATGCGCTTGGAGGATACTCCGGAATTGTGTCAGATCGAACGGCGATTCAGTTCAAGATGCTGAACAAATCAAAAGGACCTGCAATGTGGTCGCCGAGAGTTCAAAGTGACAGAATGCGTTTTGCAGAAGAATGGAGATTGATGCTGGAGGGAACTCCAAATTTGGATTTCTACCAAGAGATGGTAAAAGGTCTGATTATCGAGAACGGAAAAATAATAGGGATCAGAACTTCTCTTGGAGTTGAGATTCGTTCAAAATCTGTAGTATTGACAAACGGAACTTTTTTGAATGGTTTGATTCATATTGGAGAAAAACAATTTGGTGGAGGAAGAGCAGGTGAAAGTGCTGCAACCGGAATTACCGAAGATTTGATCGCCGCAGGATTTGAAGCCGGAAGAATGAAAACAGGAACACCTCCAAGAGTAGATGGTCGTTCTTTGGATTATTCTAAAATGAACGAAGAAAAAGGAGATGTAAAACCGGATAAGTTTTCTTATTCGGATTTAACCGTTCCGTTAACGCATCAGCGTTCTTGTCATATGACATATACGTCATTGAATGTTCATGATATTTTGAGAGAAGGTTTTGATCGTTCGCCAATGTTCAACGGAAGAATAAAAAGTTTAGGACCGAGATACTGTCCTTCGATCGAAGATAAGATTAATCGTTTTGCAGATAAAGAACGTCATCAGCTTTTTGTTGAACCGGAAGGTTGGAAAACTTGCGAGGTGTATGTAAACGGATTTTCAACTTCGCTTCCGGAGGATATTCAGTTTAAAGCTTTGCGTTCTGTTGCCGGTTTTGAAAATGTGAAATTTCTTCGTCCGGGTTATGCAATCGAATATGATTATTTCCCGCCAACGCAATTGAAACATACTTTGGAAACAAAGTTAGTTGAAGGTTTATATTTTGCCGGACAGATTAACGGAACAACAGGATATGAAGAAGCAGCTTCGCAAGGTTTGATGGCCGGAATAAATGCGCATTTGAAAGTGCATGAAAAATCACCTTTGATTTTAAAACGTGATGAAGCCTATATTGGAGTTTTGATTGACGATTTGATTACGAAAGGAACAGAAGAACCTTATCGTATGTTTACATCAAGAGCAGAATATAGAACATTGTTGCGGCAAGATAATGCCGATTTCAGATTGACGCCAATGTCATTTGAAATTGGTTTAGCTTCTGAAGAAAGAATGCGAAGAATGGAACACAAATTAAATGAGTCCGAAAAGATGGTTGCCTTCTTTAAAGAAACAAGTGTTACGGTTGCAGAAACAAATCCAATTTTGGTTGAGAAAGAATCTGCACCAATTTCGCAGGGAGATAAAATGTTTAAAGTTTTTTCTCGTCCGCAGATCGAATTGGAGGATATGTTGAAATTCGAAAAAGTAGATGCATATATTAAAGAAAATGATCTTGATGAAGAAATTGTAGAACAAGCCGTAATTCAGGTTAAATATTCCGGATACATCGAAAAGGAAAGAAATAATGCTGATAAACTAAATCGTTTAGAAGAAGTAAAAATTCCGGAGAATTTCGATTACCATAAAATTAAATCAATGTCAATTGAGGCGAAACAAAAATTAAGTAAAATTCGTCCCGTTACAATTTCGCAGGCATCAAGAATAAGCGGCGTATCACCAAGTGATATTTCCGTGCTTTTGATTTATATGGGAAGATAG
- a CDS encoding GNAT family N-acetyltransferase has product MKVVQKSILSESEKRIIWQLRNNEYPLQFGSKTFQEFEMYLEKLIDLKHFFLFDQKNEIIGWAFSFFREEETWFGFMIDNRFQGKGYGTFLLNEMKNNFDDLNGWVIDHENDKKLNGEKYKSPLPFYVKNDFKIFSDIRIENEIISAVKINWKNKKI; this is encoded by the coding sequence ATGAAAGTTGTACAAAAAAGTATTTTATCAGAAAGTGAAAAGAGGATTATCTGGCAGCTTCGCAATAATGAATATCCGTTGCAATTTGGTTCAAAAACTTTTCAGGAATTTGAAATGTATTTAGAAAAATTAATCGATCTAAAACATTTCTTTTTGTTTGATCAAAAAAATGAAATAATAGGCTGGGCGTTTAGTTTTTTTAGAGAAGAAGAAACCTGGTTCGGATTTATGATCGATAATCGATTTCAAGGGAAAGGTTATGGAACTTTTTTACTGAACGAAATGAAAAACAATTTTGACGATTTGAATGGATGGGTTATTGATCATGAAAATGATAAAAAACTAAACGGTGAAAAATATAAATCGCCTTTGCCTTTTTATGTAAAAAATGACTTTAAAATTTTTTCCGACATCAGAATTGAAAATGAAATAATCTCTGCTGTCAAAATAAATTGGAAGAATAAAAAAATATAA
- a CDS encoding class I SAM-dependent methyltransferase has translation MDVLNKKHFLTVKDHSVSKEIFDLYYDENLDMLITSPQPDLENLGRYYESEDYISHTDNKRSVFEKAYHFVKSIALKNKLNLINSEQSEKGKILDIGAGTGDFLLTAKNNGWETIGVEPSDRAKNIAKQKGIPFVEEISSLENNSFDVITMWHVLEHVPNLELQIKELKRLLKPTGTLIVAVPNFKSYDAKHYGEFWAAFDVPIHFWHFSKKAIQSLFEKVDMKLEKVLPMKFDSFYVSLLSEKYKTGKMNFIKAFFVGLRSNLKAGSTKEYSSHIYVLKNK, from the coding sequence ATGGACGTTTTAAACAAAAAACATTTTCTTACTGTAAAAGACCATTCTGTTTCAAAAGAAATTTTCGATTTGTATTATGATGAAAACCTGGATATGCTGATTACTTCTCCGCAGCCGGATTTAGAAAATTTAGGAAGATATTACGAAAGCGAAGATTACATTTCGCACACAGATAACAAACGTTCTGTTTTTGAAAAAGCCTATCATTTTGTAAAAAGTATTGCTTTAAAAAATAAACTGAATTTGATCAATTCCGAACAATCTGAAAAAGGAAAAATTTTAGACATTGGAGCCGGAACAGGAGATTTTTTATTAACGGCAAAAAATAACGGCTGGGAAACAATTGGAGTTGAACCAAGCGACCGTGCAAAAAATATTGCAAAGCAAAAAGGAATTCCGTTTGTTGAAGAAATCAGTTCACTCGAAAATAATTCTTTTGACGTAATTACGATGTGGCATGTTTTGGAACACGTACCAAATTTAGAATTACAAATTAAGGAATTAAAAAGATTATTAAAGCCAACTGGAACATTAATTGTTGCGGTTCCAAATTTCAAATCTTACGACGCAAAACATTACGGAGAATTTTGGGCAGCTTTTGATGTACCGATTCACTTCTGGCATTTTTCAAAAAAAGCCATTCAATCGCTTTTTGAAAAAGTCGATATGAAATTAGAAAAAGTACTTCCAATGAAATTTGATTCTTTTTACGTGAGTCTTTTGTCTGAAAAATACAAAACCGGAAAAATGAATTTTATCAAAGCATTTTTTGTTGGTTTACGATCAAATCTTAAAGCGGGAAGTACAAAGGAGTATTCATCGCACATTTATGTCTTAAAAAACAAGTAA
- a CDS encoding OmpH family outer membrane protein, which yields MKKALVIIGLSILAVSCDKTAEVKEVKTAYIDTSVLMKEYTEAKDLEAKYKAQAEEKGRQLQAEINRFKQDAQNFQSQAQANGQQWAQQRGAELQKREQQLGYAQQQLSQQLQQESGVEMDSLVSGVKKFIKEYGKKNGYSYIYGTGDAATVLYAEDKYDITKEIIKALNDKYKAAPKTEEKPAVKEEAKK from the coding sequence ATGAAAAAAGCATTAGTAATTATCGGACTTTCAATTTTAGCTGTTTCTTGTGATAAAACAGCAGAAGTTAAGGAAGTAAAAACAGCTTATATCGATACTTCAGTTTTAATGAAAGAATACACAGAAGCAAAAGATCTTGAAGCTAAATACAAAGCGCAGGCAGAAGAAAAAGGAAGACAATTACAAGCTGAAATCAACCGTTTTAAACAAGACGCACAAAATTTTCAAAGCCAGGCACAGGCTAACGGCCAGCAATGGGCGCAACAAAGAGGTGCTGAACTACAAAAAAGAGAGCAGCAATTAGGATATGCTCAGCAGCAATTATCGCAGCAATTACAGCAGGAAAGCGGTGTAGAAATGGATTCTCTTGTAAGCGGCGTGAAGAAATTCATCAAAGAATACGGTAAGAAAAACGGTTATTCTTATATCTACGGTACTGGAGATGCGGCAACAGTATTATATGCTGAAGATAAATATGATATCACAAAGGAAATCATTAAAGCTTTGAATGATAAGTACAAAGCAGCTCCTAAAACTGAAGAAAAACCTGCAGTAAAAGAGGAAGCTAAAAAATAA
- a CDS encoding helix-turn-helix domain-containing protein codes for MQNVSQAAAYTLQFINQTQKSIFLTGKAGTGKTTLLREIIATTHKNTVVVAPTGIAALNAGGVTIHSMFQLPFSAFLPTYEEASQFTETVKFENKESLRRHFKMNNVKRNVIRNMELLIIDEVSMLRADLLDAIDFMMQTVRRNTRAFGGVQVLFIGDLLQLPPVIRDEEWRTLRNYYKGKFFFHSHVIQQNPPLYIELSKIYRQSDDVFISVLNNLRNNQISQQDIEVLNQYVKPDFDLKMNPGYITLTTHNAKADAINEQAILDLPGNEFSYLPLIVGDFPEKIFPVEENLKLKTGAQVMFVKNDLSFDKRYFNGKMGVVKSLSEGEIFVHFPEENKTIEVEKYEWKNIRYKVNELTKEIEEEVLGTFAHYPIKLAWAITVHKSQGLTFEKAALDVSQVFLPGQAYVALSRLTSLNGLILLSTMKMNGLSNDQDVMDYALNKATEDDLKNSLHFETKNFIHNYLIHSFNWTDLAQEWRNHRFSYNENAAASEKSKHSVWAHKRLDSIELLLGPSQKFILQLNKLFSNESVDLLFVKERVEAAYEYFFKPMDKLVTDLLSKMAEIQKFKKVKEFYEELAFLDDLQTKAVLRLMKARLLMEIVVSRETISKESLTSPAIKNYKTDKISKIRDEFKTTNTDMFQVEEPLNRYTAKKVDKTAEKGPKKTTVEETYELWIQKNSVEDIARIRKLTVQTVETHLVKLIQAKKVDISDVLPYDKILALREAFQFYQEESLSPLKEKYGDEFSWDELKMFKASLN; via the coding sequence ATGCAAAACGTTTCTCAAGCAGCAGCTTACACCTTACAATTCATAAATCAAACACAGAAATCGATCTTTTTAACCGGTAAAGCCGGTACCGGAAAGACAACTTTACTGCGTGAAATTATAGCTACAACACACAAAAATACAGTAGTTGTGGCACCTACAGGCATTGCTGCGCTGAATGCAGGCGGTGTTACCATACACTCGATGTTTCAGCTGCCGTTTTCGGCCTTTTTGCCCACTTATGAAGAGGCTTCTCAGTTTACAGAAACAGTAAAATTCGAAAACAAAGAATCACTTCGCAGACATTTCAAAATGAACAATGTAAAGCGAAATGTGATCCGAAATATGGAACTTTTAATCATAGATGAAGTCAGTATGCTTCGTGCTGATCTGCTGGATGCTATTGATTTTATGATGCAGACAGTCCGAAGAAATACACGTGCTTTTGGAGGTGTTCAGGTGCTTTTTATTGGCGATTTATTGCAGCTGCCTCCGGTTATAAGGGATGAAGAATGGCGTACACTGCGCAATTATTACAAAGGAAAATTCTTTTTTCACTCCCATGTAATTCAGCAGAATCCGCCTCTTTACATCGAATTATCAAAGATTTACCGCCAGAGCGATGATGTTTTTATTTCGGTTTTAAACAATCTTCGAAACAATCAGATCAGCCAGCAGGATATCGAGGTTTTAAACCAGTATGTAAAACCCGATTTTGATCTCAAAATGAATCCGGGTTATATAACGCTCACAACCCACAACGCAAAGGCAGATGCGATTAACGAGCAGGCTATTCTAGATCTGCCGGGCAATGAATTCAGTTATCTGCCCTTAATTGTAGGTGATTTCCCTGAAAAGATCTTCCCTGTAGAAGAAAATCTGAAACTCAAAACAGGAGCACAGGTTATGTTTGTCAAAAACGATTTGTCATTTGATAAACGCTATTTCAACGGTAAAATGGGCGTAGTTAAATCCCTTTCAGAAGGGGAAATATTCGTTCATTTTCCAGAAGAAAACAAAACCATCGAAGTAGAGAAATACGAATGGAAAAATATCCGCTACAAAGTAAACGAGCTCACAAAAGAGATAGAAGAGGAAGTTTTAGGCACATTTGCGCATTATCCTATCAAACTGGCCTGGGCAATTACGGTTCATAAAAGCCAGGGTTTAACTTTTGAGAAAGCTGCGCTCGATGTATCGCAAGTTTTTCTTCCCGGGCAGGCCTATGTAGCACTTTCGCGTTTAACGTCCTTAAATGGGCTTATTTTGCTTTCTACGATGAAAATGAACGGGCTTTCGAACGATCAGGATGTAATGGATTATGCTTTGAACAAAGCAACCGAAGATGATTTGAAGAATTCCCTTCATTTTGAAACTAAAAATTTTATCCATAATTATTTGATTCATAGTTTTAATTGGACAGATTTAGCACAGGAATGGCGCAATCATCGTTTTAGCTATAATGAAAATGCAGCAGCTTCAGAAAAATCAAAACATTCAGTCTGGGCACACAAACGTTTGGATTCAATTGAATTATTGCTTGGCCCGTCACAAAAGTTTATTCTGCAGCTCAACAAGCTTTTCAGCAATGAATCGGTTGATTTGTTGTTTGTAAAAGAGAGGGTAGAGGCGGCTTATGAGTATTTTTTCAAGCCGATGGACAAACTGGTAACGGATCTTTTAAGTAAAATGGCTGAAATCCAGAAATTTAAAAAAGTTAAAGAATTTTACGAAGAATTAGCCTTTTTAGATGATCTGCAGACCAAAGCTGTTTTGCGCCTTATGAAAGCCCGATTATTAATGGAAATTGTTGTTTCACGTGAAACAATCAGCAAAGAAAGCCTGACTTCTCCGGCTATAAAAAACTACAAAACAGATAAAATTTCGAAAATTCGCGACGAATTTAAAACTACGAATACGGACATGTTTCAGGTTGAGGAACCCCTTAACAGGTATACAGCTAAAAAAGTCGATAAAACAGCCGAAAAAGGCCCTAAAAAGACAACTGTGGAGGAAACTTACGAACTTTGGATTCAAAAAAACTCAGTTGAAGACATTGCACGCATCAGAAAACTGACAGTTCAGACCGTCGAAACCCATTTGGTTAAACTAATTCAGGCAAAGAAAGTTGATATTTCAGATGTATTGCCGTATGATAAAATACTCGCACTTCGCGAAGCCTTTCAATTTTATCAGGAAGAATCTCTTTCTCCGTTAAAAGAAAAATACGGTGATGAATTCAGCTGGGATGAACTCAAAATGTTTAAAGCCAGCTTAAATTGA
- a CDS encoding SPOR domain-containing protein — MKIETYIAQLLYRYQCVTVPGFGAFLTEIQSAQLNESTNSFFPPKKMISFNSRLKNNDGLLANHVAQAENISYGSAVNGIAIEVSNWKKALEESGTITLKNIGDLRLNSENNIIFTPNEQVNYLAASFGLSPFVSPLVKKEVFEKKIEQIAEKEPISLHNDDEPKSSNSFLKYAAIFVLGLGVTGSIGYPLYQNQIAVQTLVVEGNVQKKVQNKIQEATFVIQNPLPAVSLAVDSSKVDSEEKLMPYHIMAGAFRSEANAKKAYDQLIKDGYKARMLGENKHGLFPVLYGSYATMNEAEKAQKEIQKGENPDAWILVENL, encoded by the coding sequence ATGAAAATCGAAACCTACATAGCACAGTTATTGTATCGTTACCAATGCGTAACGGTTCCGGGATTTGGAGCATTTTTAACCGAAATTCAATCGGCGCAGCTTAATGAAAGTACCAATTCATTTTTTCCTCCAAAAAAAATGATTTCTTTTAACAGCCGCCTGAAAAACAACGACGGACTGCTGGCAAATCACGTAGCACAAGCAGAAAATATCTCTTATGGTTCTGCTGTAAACGGTATTGCGATCGAAGTTTCTAACTGGAAAAAAGCACTGGAAGAAAGCGGTACGATCACTTTGAAAAACATTGGTGATTTGCGTCTTAATTCTGAAAATAATATCATCTTCACACCAAATGAACAGGTTAATTATTTAGCCGCTTCTTTTGGGTTAAGTCCGTTTGTTTCTCCTCTTGTTAAAAAAGAAGTTTTCGAGAAAAAAATTGAACAGATTGCAGAAAAAGAACCTATTTCGCTGCATAATGATGATGAACCAAAATCTTCAAATTCATTCCTTAAATACGCTGCCATATTTGTATTGGGTCTTGGTGTAACCGGAAGTATCGGATATCCATTATACCAAAATCAAATTGCCGTACAGACACTTGTAGTTGAAGGAAACGTACAGAAAAAAGTTCAGAATAAAATTCAGGAAGCAACCTTCGTAATACAAAATCCATTACCGGCCGTAAGCTTAGCCGTAGATTCTTCAAAGGTAGATTCAGAAGAAAAACTAATGCCTTATCACATTATGGCAGGTGCTTTCAGAAGTGAAGCCAATGCAAAAAAGGCATACGACCAGCTTATTAAAGACGGTTACAAAGCCAGAATGCTTGGAGAAAACAAACATGGTTTATTTCCAGTTTTATACGGAAGTTATGCCACTATGAATGAAGCTGAAAAAGCTCAGAAAGAAATACAAAAAGGCGAAAATCCAGATGCCTGGATTCTGGTTGAAAACCTATAA
- the dprA gene encoding DNA-processing protein DprA, producing MSDQDLFNLLALMKVEGVGDIMAKKLLNHFGSAGNIFKAKTSQLAVIDGVGTVLLKNLKDKSVFESADQELKFIKKNNIDVCCYNENTYPDRLKHCIDSPVLIFSGGNIDLKNKKIISIVGTRQITSYGTEFCRKLIEDLAPLNPVIVSGFAYGVDIVAHQAAMEHKLQTIGVLAHGLNQIYPKTHKKYMAKMEENGGFITEFWSNSSPDKENFVRRNRIVAGISEATIVIESADKGGSLITANLAGDYSRDVFAVPGRVTDKYSQGCNDLIKTQKANVLTSAADLVYVLNWDIETNPKPIQKQLFVDLSDDEQMVYDFLVKNGKELLDIIAQECGIPVFRISGILLNMELKGVIRPLPGKIFESI from the coding sequence ATGTCAGATCAGGATTTATTTAATTTATTGGCTTTAATGAAAGTGGAAGGTGTGGGTGATATCATGGCTAAGAAGCTATTGAATCATTTTGGGAGTGCCGGGAATATTTTTAAAGCCAAAACGAGCCAGCTGGCTGTAATAGATGGAGTTGGAACTGTTCTATTGAAAAATTTAAAAGATAAATCTGTTTTTGAAAGTGCAGATCAGGAACTTAAATTCATTAAAAAGAATAACATTGATGTATGTTGTTATAATGAAAACACTTATCCTGATCGTCTTAAACATTGTATTGATTCTCCGGTTCTGATTTTTTCCGGAGGGAATATAGATTTGAAGAATAAAAAAATTATTAGTATCGTGGGAACAAGACAAATAACTTCTTATGGAACAGAGTTCTGCCGAAAGTTAATTGAAGATCTTGCACCTTTAAATCCTGTTATTGTAAGCGGATTTGCTTATGGTGTTGATATCGTGGCACATCAGGCCGCGATGGAACATAAGCTTCAGACTATTGGAGTTTTAGCACATGGACTAAATCAGATTTATCCTAAAACGCACAAAAAATACATGGCGAAGATGGAGGAAAACGGAGGTTTTATTACTGAATTCTGGAGTAATTCAAGTCCTGATAAAGAGAATTTTGTGCGTAGGAATCGTATCGTTGCCGGCATTAGCGAAGCGACCATTGTAATTGAATCTGCTGATAAGGGCGGATCGCTTATCACGGCTAACTTGGCGGGTGATTACTCCAGAGATGTTTTTGCCGTTCCCGGGAGGGTTACAGACAAATACAGTCAGGGATGTAACGACTTAATTAAAACACAAAAAGCAAACGTATTAACTAGTGCGGCAGATTTAGTTTATGTATTGAACTGGGATATAGAAACTAATCCAAAACCTATTCAGAAACAGCTATTTGTTGATCTAAGTGACGATGAACAAATGGTTTATGATTTTTTAGTTAAGAACGGAAAAGAATTGCTGGATATAATCGCGCAGGAATGCGGTATTCCTGTATTTAGAATTTCGGGTATTCTTCTAAATATGGAACTTAAAGGTGTTATAAGGCCTTTGCCCGGGAAAATATTCGAATCAATTTAA
- the trpS gene encoding tryptophan--tRNA ligase, producing MAKILTGVQSTGTPHLGNLLGAIIPAIELSNNPANESFLFIADLHSITQIKDGKTLRENTFSVAAAWLAFGLDIDRVTFYRQSDVVQTTELTWYLSCFFPFQRLTLAHSFKDKADRLDDVNAGLFTYPMLMAADILLYDAEFVPVGKDQLQHLEITRDVASRFNHQMGETFVLPEAKIQEDSKLIPGTNGGKMSKSANNYINIFLDDKALRKQIMSIETDSTPLEAPKNPDTCNAFAIYSLMADENQIAEMRANYLGGNYGYGHAKQAIFELITEKYKTEREKYNYYINNLDEVDALLKKGAAKASVIADGVLKRVREKLGFE from the coding sequence ATGGCAAAAATACTTACCGGTGTTCAAAGTACAGGAACGCCTCATTTAGGAAACTTATTAGGAGCAATTATTCCGGCAATCGAATTATCTAACAATCCGGCAAACGAATCTTTTTTGTTTATTGCTGATTTACATTCGATTACACAAATTAAAGATGGTAAAACTTTAAGAGAAAACACCTTTAGTGTGGCAGCTGCGTGGCTGGCTTTCGGATTAGATATTGACCGTGTTACATTTTACAGACAGTCTGATGTGGTACAAACTACTGAGTTAACCTGGTATTTAAGCTGTTTTTTTCCGTTTCAGCGTTTGACACTGGCACATTCTTTCAAAGATAAAGCTGATCGTTTAGACGATGTTAATGCCGGGCTTTTTACATATCCGATGCTAATGGCTGCCGACATTTTATTGTATGATGCTGAATTTGTACCCGTAGGAAAAGACCAGTTACAGCATTTGGAAATTACACGCGATGTGGCTTCGAGATTTAACCACCAAATGGGAGAAACCTTTGTACTTCCAGAAGCTAAAATCCAGGAAGACAGCAAACTGATTCCGGGAACAAATGGAGGTAAAATGAGTAAATCAGCCAATAATTATATAAATATTTTTCTGGACGATAAAGCGCTCCGCAAGCAGATCATGAGTATCGAAACGGACAGTACGCCGCTCGAAGCTCCTAAAAATCCTGATACCTGCAACGCCTTTGCTATTTATTCTTTAATGGCAGATGAAAACCAGATTGCCGAAATGAGAGCAAATTACCTTGGTGGTAATTATGGTTATGGACACGCGAAACAGGCTATATTTGAATTAATTACAGAAAAATATAAAACAGAAAGAGAGAAATACAATTACTACATAAACAATCTTGACGAAGTAGATGCTCTATTGAAAAAAGGCGCAGCAAAAGCATCTGTAATTGCTGACGGAGTTTTAAAGAGAGTGCGTGAGAAATTAGGATTTGAATAA
- a CDS encoding lysophospholipid acyltransferase family protein produces MKILKIAFWIVWRIWFYVLMAVPILIMLPFLIVSILSERGYPYFFKMARIWAKIILFGMGFYYTIKREQKLIKNKSYMIVANHTSMTDIMLTLVLIKNPFVFVGKKELVKIPLFGFFYKRTCILVDRSSSKSKNEVFKRAQSRLNQGLSICIFPEGGVPDDESILLDEFKDGAFRLAIDHQIPIVPIVYADNKERFSYTFLSGSPGRMRGKILPFIETSGMTSDNRKELKDKVRQVIYNELIEYEKKDSKALV; encoded by the coding sequence ATGAAAATACTTAAAATTGCTTTCTGGATTGTTTGGCGCATTTGGTTTTACGTTTTAATGGCGGTTCCAATACTTATTATGCTGCCGTTTTTGATTGTTTCCATCCTTTCTGAACGTGGATATCCCTATTTCTTTAAAATGGCCCGCATTTGGGCTAAAATTATACTTTTCGGGATGGGCTTCTACTATACGATCAAACGCGAACAGAAGCTTATCAAAAATAAAAGCTATATGATTGTGGCCAATCATACCTCGATGACGGATATTATGCTCACACTTGTGCTCATTAAAAATCCGTTTGTTTTTGTGGGGAAAAAGGAACTGGTAAAGATTCCGCTTTTCGGGTTTTTCTATAAAAGAACCTGTATTTTAGTCGACAGAAGTTCTTCGAAAAGCAAAAATGAGGTTTTTAAAAGGGCTCAGAGCCGTTTAAATCAGGGATTGAGTATTTGTATTTTTCCGGAGGGCGGTGTACCGGATGATGAATCTATCCTGCTGGATGAGTTTAAAGACGGTGCATTTAGACTGGCTATTGATCATCAAATTCCGATTGTGCCTATAGTTTATGCTGACAATAAAGAACGTTTTTCGTATACATTTTTAAGCGGAAGCCCGGGAAGAATGAGAGGTAAAATACTGCCTTTTATAGAAACAAGCGGCATGACATCTGATAACAGGAAAGAATTAAAAGATAAAGTAAGACAAGTGATTTATAATGAATTGATTGAATACGAAAAGAAAGATTCAAAAGCTTTAGTTTAG